AGAGGCAGAAATTATAGAGTTGAATCGGATTGCCGTCGAATATAATTCTTTGCTGAGAGATTTGGATGTCAGTCTAAATCTATACAATACAATTAATAACAGATTGCACGAGCAAATTGCGCAGCTTAATGTTTTGATGCCGAATGTGACGATTATCGATCTGGCACTTCCTTTGGACCAACATGTATGGCCAGATTTTAAGGTAGAAATTTTCGTTTTTCTGTTGCTTGGTATAATGTTTGGCATTTTATATGTAGTCATTGCAGAAATTTTTGACAATAGAATTAGATGCGAAAGTGATGTGCGTAACTTGTTCGATGATAATGTGGTTGGGTTCATTAAAACGGTGAATCAAAGTATAATTGAAAGCAATTTACACCATGTATCTGCAAAAATCAATGATGCCTTAGAAAAGTATGATTCAAGGACTATTAGTATAATTGGTCAAATTCCTGTGAATTTGATTCCATGTGTTGCGAATGGCTTTATGTCGTTGGGTTACAGTGTATTAGTAATCACTGATAGGCCGATAGTGTTTAGCGAAAAATTGGTGTCTTATAGGGAAATAGATGGCAATATGGGGCATATGGGTATCATTGATGAACGGTATGCTGTGTTAAATTTGAATCAAAAGAGCTGCAATTTCGATGAAAAGGCGTTGAAATATATTTGCGAAATAAAAGAAAAGTATGATAAAGTAATAGTAAGTCTCTCTTGGAGTGAGGCTTGTAAAACCTACAAGCTATTTGGAGATGAACTATTCTTGTTAGCCATTAGATACAATTTAACAAAAACCACCGATATTCTCCATTGCATGCAAAATACACTCACTTTACGTGAAAAAATATATTGTGTCGTGCTATTCTAAAGATGGTCTGTGTTCGTTTGAAAAAATTCAATGACCTTTGGAATTTCATTATATGTTCCGGCCAAAATCAATATGTCGTTTGCTTCCAAGACCATACTGCGTGATGGCGTAACTATTTTTTCGCCACGGCGTTGAATACCAACAATATTTACCCCAAATTTTCCGCGTAAATTTGCGTCGCCAATGGTTTGCCCAACTAGTTCATTGGTTGCTCCGATGCAAACCGTTTCTATGGCAAATTTTTGCTTCACAACTTGTTCCTTTGTAATTTCTTGTGATTTTTCTAGCAACTCAATAGCTACGTCGATTTGATGTTTTTCGCCGAGTAGCAATAATTGATCTTCGGGAAATATCGTGCTGTAAGGGTTTGGTGCATAACATGTATAGCCACCGCGCGTGACAGCTACAATCGTGGCGCCTGTTTCTTCTCTAAGTTTTGAATCAATAATTCTAATTCCTACAAATTGACTGCCTTTCTTAATTTTATGGTTTTTGATTTGCACATCCCATGGATACTTTGCTTTAATTTTCTGCAAAGTATTATCGCGCAATTCGTCATCTTTATTTTGCACTTCGCTGTTGAAAGTTTCCATGAACATAATTTCAAAGCGATTATTCGCATATATCAACTTGCTCCAGAAGAAGATACATAATGCGCCGGATAATAATACGAAAACTGCCAATGCCGTTCCTGTGGGAAGATAATTTGATGCAACTGATAAAAATATGGCTCCGAATATTAACATGGAGATCGCTAACACAATGGATTTGATGAAGTTAACAGTCCGACCACCTCTCGCCATATTGGTTTTTAACGAAAGTAAAGCTTCATGGGTGATAGAGGTGATAATTAAATTTATGTTTTTAATTGCTCCAATAAATATCGGCATGGTCACGAATGCCGCCAGTATCCAGGTGGCGATCACTGCCTGAGGTTTGTATTTTCCTAAAATTTTAATATCATTGGACTCAATGAAATGTGAAGTGTAATAAGATAAAAACATCAAGCCAGTGAGAAGAAAAAAATACCATATTATTTGTAATGCTGGCCGACGTATGATTTTTATGAGTGCACTTTTCCCGATCTCTAAGCTTATGATATGCAAAAGGTTATGATAAAAAACTCCCACGTGTTTCAAAAATTCCGGAGTCCTTTTTGAAATAGATGCATATAAGATTTCATGATGTTTTGTCATGATTGTCGATCCGATGATAGTTAGCAGTGATACGCCGACGGCTATTGATATTAGTGACGGATTTGTAACTCCTAGCGAATTGCCCATTGCAGCAATGATGAAACTGAACTCACCGATCTGAGATATATAGGTAGCCGATTGGAAGGCTATGTCTGATCTTTCGCCCGACGCGAACAACCCAAACCAACAGGCTGCTGATTTTGCTAACAAAACTATCACTGAAATTATCAAAATTTGCGGTAAATTTGAAACTATCGCTGCCGGATCGATCATCATTCCTATGGTTGCGAAAAATATGGAGCTGAATATATCGCGAAATGGCTCGATTATATGTTCAATTTGTTTTGATATGGCAGATTGCGACAATATGGACCCAGCTAAAAATGCTCCAAGCTCAACCGAAAAGTGAAATTTGTTCGCGAGCTCACCAAGGCCTAGGGCAAAACCTATTATCACAAGAACAAAAAGTTCTGGGACCGTGACCTTTTGCATGATTCTTATGAGCCTTGACGCGAAGAATTTACCTCCAACGAAAACCATTACCACAAAGACTCCGACCAAAAATGTCACTCGCCCAACGGCTTCCCATTCAAGGTAGCCGGTTATGGCAATACCGGATAATATGACCAGTAAAAGTATTGCAACAATGTCCTCCAGTATGAGAATTCCCATGGTCAATTGGGCAAAATTTTTACTCATCGCGTTCTGGCCCTTGAGCATAGGGATCGTTACCATGGTCGACGTGATTGCCAGCAGGGCGCCAAGAAACATTCCATTCAGCCCAGACCATCCAAATAATGGAGCGATCAGTATCCCTATGAGTACCATGCATATAGTTTGCGAAAGCACAGCAAGAAGTGCTGAACCGGCAGCTCGTTTTAATTTTTCCAGATCGAATTCTATTCCAACGTAAAACATCAAAAATATTACGCCAAGTTCGCTAAGTTGTTTTATCGTATATGCATCGGTTACGAATGGTGTGGATAGGAAATGTGGACCAATGATGAATCCACTAACTATGTATCCAAGCAGTAGCGGTAAGCGCAGGAAATGAAACAACATGC
This window of the Puniceicoccales bacterium genome carries:
- a CDS encoding cation:proton antiporter yields the protein MEEGSLIKDLAIVVVSAGTVGMLFHFLRLPLLLGYIVSGFIIGPHFLSTPFVTDAYTIKQLSELGVIFLMFYVGIEFDLEKLKRAAGSALLAVLSQTICMVLIGILIAPLFGWSGLNGMFLGALLAITSTMVTIPMLKGQNAMSKNFAQLTMGILILEDIVAILLLVILSGIAITGYLEWEAVGRVTFLVGVFVVMVFVGGKFFASRLIRIMQKVTVPELFVLVIIGFALGLGELANKFHFSVELGAFLAGSILSQSAISKQIEHIIEPFRDIFSSIFFATIGMMIDPAAIVSNLPQILIISVIVLLAKSAACWFGLFASGERSDIAFQSATYISQIGEFSFIIAAMGNSLGVTNPSLISIAVGVSLLTIIGSTIMTKHHEILYASISKRTPEFLKHVGVFYHNLLHIISLEIGKSALIKIIRRPALQIIWYFFLLTGLMFLSYYTSHFIESNDIKILGKYKPQAVIATWILAAFVTMPIFIGAIKNINLIITSITHEALLSLKTNMARGGRTVNFIKSIVLAISMLIFGAIFLSVASNYLPTGTALAVFVLLSGALCIFFWSKLIYANNRFEIMFMETFNSEVQNKDDELRDNTLQKIKAKYPWDVQIKNHKIKKGSQFVGIRIIDSKLREETGATIVAVTRGGYTCYAPNPYSTIFPEDQLLLLGEKHQIDVAIELLEKSQEITKEQVVKQKFAIETVCIGATNELVGQTIGDANLRGKFGVNIVGIQRRGEKIVTPSRSMVLEANDILILAGTYNEIPKVIEFFQTNTDHL